The following proteins are co-located in the Vigna angularis cultivar LongXiaoDou No.4 chromosome 2, ASM1680809v1, whole genome shotgun sequence genome:
- the LOC108320389 gene encoding protein FAR1-RELATED SEQUENCE 5-like: MVFETVNEVKVFYIQYAISKGFGIRTRSSRKNNKNELCYFMMVCSRAGKYVSPIQNQMIGRPTCANDCAARMIISKRDDKWYISGFHDVHSHDLSPTKLRLFRGNKRMNLNVKRTINLNAKVGVRINKSFRSLVCATGGYENMEFVEHDARNYVPKQRRALSKDGDAKALLNHFSSMRELNKDFFYSIDVDDDNRILNVFWADARSRAACEYFGDVICFDTTYLTNKYDMLFAPFVGVNHHGQSILLGCGLLCSEDTYSFVWLFNSWLRCMSNRPPQGIITDQCKAMKKAIELVFPNTRHRWCLWHIMKKIPEKLQGYAAYKDIKRQLKQVVYNYDSFDGFAYGWERMITTFSLHTNYWLSSLYEERRRWLPCYLRNTFWAGKSTTQRSESTNAFFNGYINSRITFQEFVKQYDNALQHKIEKETQVDFTSLNTTLACSSQSFIERQFQKHYIHAKFTKIQSEFIGKINCFVDGVVVEDNSSLYKVMEDSIHNEIREERTLCLCFGPRAITELSAKYILTRWCKNVRRKHTYIRATYNNNEKDPHIERYNNLMKTFGNIVEIVCESVHMTQLLVNNLSSSVNKHGLQISPSPYVNNNSHIQEEHLYDSNIGHDVDTTTNTVQIQSPKSMKRKGRPRTRRLKSTTERLKRKKPSTKGSTQTSIDIGVSTVQSPEFMSLLTSLHNDMQNTQNNYSAKYQSI; encoded by the exons ATGGTTTTTGAAACTGTTAATGAAGTAAAGgtattttatatacaatatGCAATATCAAAGGGTTTTGGAATTCGTACAAGGAGTTCAAGGAAGAACAACAAGAATGAATTATGTTACTTCATGATGGTGTGTTCTAGGGCTGGAAAATATGTGTCCCCCATTCAGAATCAAATGATTGGACGTCCAACATGTGCTAATGATTGTGCAGCTCGAATGATTATATCAAAAAGAGATGATAAGTGGTACATTTCAGGATTTCATGATGTACATAGTCATGATCTTAGTCCAACAAAGTTGAGATTGTTCCGAGGCAATAAAAGGATGAATCTCAACGTCAAAAGAACTATAAACTTGAATGCCAAAGTAGGAGTTAGGATTAATAAGAGTTTTCGGTCCTTGGTTTGTGCTACAGGAGGTTACGAGAACATGGAGTTTGTCGAACACGATGCTAGAAATTATGTGCCCAAACAAAGAAGAGCCTTATCAAAAGATGGTGATGCTAAGGCACTCTTAAACCATTTCTCGTCCATGAGAGAATTAAATAAGGATTTTTTTTACAGCATTGATGTGGATGACGACAATCGCATACTTAATGTGTTTTGGGCTGATGCACGAAGTAGGGCAGCTTGTGAGTATTTTGGTGATGTCATATGTTTTGACACAACATACTTAACGAATAAGTACGACATGTTATTTGCTCCTTTTGTTGGTGTCAACCATCATGGCCAATCTATATTGTTAGGTTGTGGTTTGTTATGTTCAGAGGACACATATTCATTTGTTTGGCTATTTAATTCATGGCTTCGGTGCATGTCCAACAGACCACCCCAAGGAATTATTACGGATCAATGCAAAGCAATGAAGAAAGCCATAGAACTCGTGTTTCCTAACACTCGTCATAGGTGGTGCTTGTGgcatataatgaaaaaaatacctGAGAAGTTACAAGGTTATGCAGCTTACAAAGATATCAAGCGACAACTTAAGCAAGTTGTGTACAATTATGATTCATTTGATGGTTTTGCTTATGGATGGGAGAGGATGATAACAACATTTTCACTTCACACCAATTATTGGCTTTCTTCACTTTACGAAGAACGACGTAGGTGGCTTCCTTGTTACTTGAGAAACACTTTTTGGGCTGGCAAGTCAACAACTCAAAGAAGCGAGAGCACGAATGCATTCTTTAATGGATATATTAACTCACGCATTACTTTTCAAGAATTTGTTAAACAATATGACAATGCATTACAACACAAGATAGAGAAAGAGACCCAAGTTGACTTCACATCATTAAACACAACTCTTGCATGCAGTTCACAATCATTCATAGAGCGACAATTCCAAAAGCATTACATACATGCTAAGTTTACAAAAATACAGTCAGAATTTATaggtaaaattaattgtttcgtTGATGGTGTTGTGGTAGAAGATAATTCTTCATTGTATAAGGTCATGGAGGACTCCATTCATAATGAAATAAGGGAAGAGAGG AcattgtgtttgtgttttggcCCAAGAGCGATTACAGAGCTTTCTGCTAAGTACATACTCACAAGATGGTGTAAGAATGTCCGCAGAAAGCACACATATATTAGAGCAACATACAACAACAATGAAAAGGACCCACATATTGAACGATATAATAACTTAATGAAGACTTTTGGaaatattgttgagattgtCTGTGAGTCAGTACACATGACACAATTATTGGTTAACAACCTTAGTTCATCTGTAAACAAGCATGGCCTACAAATTTCACCTTCACCATACGTCAACAACAACAGTCACATACAAGAAGAACACCTGTATGATAGTAACATAGGCCATGATGTAGACACAACTACAAACACTGTTCAAATCCAAAGCCCTAAATCTATGAAGCGAAAGGGTCGACCTAGGACAAGAAGGTTGAAATCAACAACTGAGAGACTAAAGAGGAAGAAACCATCAACAAAAGGCAGTACTCAAACATCCATTGATATTGGt GTATCAACTGTGCAATCCCCTGAGTTCATGTCACTACTGACATCATTACACAATGACATGCAAAACACGCAAAATAATTATTCTGCGAAATACCAGTCCATTTGA
- the LOC128195416 gene encoding receptor like protein 22-like → MRISQCPFVFIILCYCFCIHHTVYFTGVSGQIVEDQQQILLKLKNSLIFEKEKSHKLVFWNSSTDCCKWTGVTCDKEGHVIGLDLNGESINGGFDNSSTLFNLQSLRILNLSVNNFSSQIPSGFRRLKNLTYLNLSHAGFVGHIPTEISSLTRLVTLDISSLSFMFAQPLKLEKTDLQMLVKNFTMIRQLYMDGVSVSAEGNEWSNALLQLHSLQELSMSNCNLSGPLDHSLTRLRNLSILRLDQNNLSSPVPETFAEFPNLTTLHLSSCELTGIFPGKIFQLATLSDIDLSFNYDLNGSLPELPPNGSLQKLIVSHTRFSGALPASIGNLRQLSILDLSNCHFNGTLPSSMSGLKKLTSLLLSLNNFTGQIPSLNMSRNLTHLDLSHNKFTGSITYVHLEGLRELVQIDLQDNLLDGNIPSSLFALPLVQSIQLSNNHFHGQLDEFSNISSSVLEILDLSSNDLEGPIPLSIFNLRSLNVLKLSLNKLHDTLKLDVFQGLENLTTLALSHNNLSVETNLTDVGQLSSFHNISSLELASCYQTEFPSFLRNNSRITTLDLSSNHIRGSIPIWIWKLQSLVQLNLSHNLLSSLEGSVQNTGSNLKLLDLHANQLQGKLQIFPVHAIYLDYSNNNFSFAIPSDVGTRLSSIVFLSLSKNNLSGSIPQFLCNSSQLIVLDVSYNNFAWTIPECLIQSVTIKVLNLQHNKFNGSIPDKFPVSGALKTLDLNSNLLKGPIPKSLQNCSSLEVLDLGNNEVDDGFPYFLNSISTIRVLVLRGNKFHGHIECADNSTWPMLQIFDVAFNKFSGLLPGKCFKTWKAMKLDEYHDASKFSHIGSAVLTFGGIYYQDSVTLTIKGLELDFVKVLNLVTSVDCSSNNFNGTIPEELMDFTGLYALNLSHNGLTGQIPSSIGNLTQLESLDLSSNNLGGEIPTHLELLNFLSVLNLSSNRLVGKIPVGRQLQTFDASSYADNADLCGSPSLKLCSDRRNSKSEVYTDSGVKFDWIFVSIGLGFGVGSGMVVAPSLFMERLKKWSNHRIDKALTIILPVFGLTWIHIDDDDDDDTEEDSKQNHPDMKEDYDYNEMHNNLAHQRFRGRYCALCSKLHISDKKKLNPRVEKYNERKQPRASLIFEVVLWVFYG, encoded by the exons ATGAGAATTTCCCAATGTCCTTTCGTTTTCATCATATTATGCTACTGCTTCTGCATACATCACACTGTTTATTTCACCGGGGTTTCTGGTCAGATTGTTGAAGATCAACAACAGATATTGCTAAAATTGAAGAACAGCCTAATATTCGAGAAGGAAAAATCTCACAAACTTGTATTCTGGAATTCTAGCACGGATTGCTGTAAATGGACAGGTGTAACCTGTGATAAGGAGGGACATGTTATTGGCCTTGACCTGAATGGAGAATCAATCAATGGTGGATTTGACAATTCAAGTACTCTTTTCAACCTGCAAAGTCTCCGGATACTGAATTTGTCCGTTAATAACTTCAGTTCTCAGATACCATCTGgattcagaaggttgaagaacTTAACATATCTGAATTTGTCTCATGCTGGTTTTGTGGGCCATATTCCAACAGAGATTTCTTCCCTGACAAGGTTGGTAACTCTTGATAtctcttctctttcctttaTGTTTGCGCAACCGCTGAAACTTGAAAAAACAGATCTGCAAATGCTTGTGAAAAACTTCACCATGATTAGACAATTGTATATGGATGGTGTAAGTGTATCAGCTGAGGGAAATGAGTGGAGCAATGCTTTGTTGCAGCTACATAGCCTGCAGGAGCTGAGCATGTCCAACTGCAATCTCTCAGGACCCCTTGATCATTCCCTGACAAGACTTCGAAACCTATCAATCCTTCGTCTTGATCAAAACAATTTATCGTCCCCGGTGCCAGAAACCTTTGCCGAATTTCCAAATTTAACAACTCTTCACCTTAGTTCCTGTGAATTGACAGGAATATTTCCTGGTAAGATCTTTCAGTTGGCAACATTGTCTGACATAGACTTGTCATTCAACTATGATCTTAATGGATCTTTGCCTGAATTGCCTCCGAATGGTTCCCTTCAGAAATTAATTGTGAGTCACACAAGGTTCTCAGGAGCATTGCCAGCTTCTATAGGTAATCTTAGGCAGTTATCCATCTTAGATCTTTCTAATTGCCATTTTAACGGAACACTACCCAGTTCAATGTCAGGACTAAAGAAACTCACTTCTCTGCTCTTGTCGTTAAATAACTTCACTGGTCAAATTCCGTCCCTGAATATGTCCAGGAATCTCACGCATTTAGACTTATCACACAATAAATTCACAGGTTCAATCACTTATGTTCACTTGGAAGGCCTAAGAGAGCTGGTCCAAATTGATTTACAGGACAACTTACTTGATGGAAACATcccttcttctctttttgcacttcCATTGGTACAAAGCATTCAACTTTCCAACAACCATTTCCATGGCCAGCTTGATGAATTTTCAAATATCTCATCCTCCGTCTTAGAGATCCTTGATTTAAGTAGTAATGATCTTGAAGGGCCCATTCCTCTATCTATTTTTAACCTCAGATCACTGAATGTCCTCAAACTATCTTTAAACAAGTTACATGACACATTGAAGCTAGATGTGTTTCAGGGACTTGAAAATCTAACTACACTGGCCCTTTCACACAACAACTTGTCAGTAGAGACAAATCTTACAGATGTAGGCCAATTATCTTCCTTCCACAATATTAGCAGTTTAGAGTTGGCTTCCTGCTACCAGACAGAGTTCCCTAGTTTCTTGAGAAACAACTCCAGAATAACCACTTTAGACCTCTCAAGTAACCATATTCGAGGATCTATACCAATATGGATATGGAAACTTCAGTCTCTAGTTCAATTAAATCTTTCTCACAATTTGCTCAGCAGTTTAGAAGGATCTGTTCAGAACACTGGTTCCAATCTGAAGCTCCTTGACCTTCATGCTAACCAACTCCAAGGGAAGCTTCAAATATTTCCAGTGCATGCCATTTATTTGGactattcaaataataatttcagTTTCGCTATTCCGTCGGATGTTGGTACTCGCCTGTCTTCTATAGTTTTTCTGTCTCtgtccaaaaataatttatctggGAGTATTCCTCAATTCTTGTGCAATAGTTCACAGCTGATAGTTCTTGATGTTTCTTATAATAACTTCGCTTGGACAATTCCAGAGTGCTTAATACAGAGTGTGACAATTAAGGTATTAAATCTGCAACATAACAAGTTTAATGGCAGCATTCCAGATAAATTTCCAGTATCTGGTGCTCTGAAGACTCTGGATCTCAATAGTAATCTATTGAAGGGGCCAATTCCTAAATCACTACAAAATTGCTCATCATTAGAGGTGTTGGATCTTGGAAACAATGAGGTAGATGATGGATTTCCATACTTCCTAAATTCAATATCCACAATCCGTGTTCTGGTTTTGAGGGGAAACAAATTTCATGGTCACATTGAATGTGCTGATAACAGTACTTGGCCAatgcttcaaatttttgatgtgGCTTTCAACAAATTTAGTGGTTTACTTCCAGGAAAATGTTTCAAAACATGGAAGGCAATGAAGCTTGACGAATATCATGATGCATCAAAGTTCAGTCACATAGGATCTGCGGTCCTTACATTTGGTGGTATATATTATCAGGATTCTGTGACACTTACAATCAAAGGTTTGGAGTTGGACTTTGTTAAAGTCCTAAATCTCGTCACATCTGTTGACTGCTCATCCAACAATTTTAATGGAACAATACCTGAAGAGCTTATGGATTTTACTGGACTTTATGCTCTCAACTTGTCTCATAATGGTTTAACAGGCCAAATCCCTTCATCTATAGGGAATTTAACACAGCTTGAGTCATTGGACCTGTCAAGCAACAATCTTGGTGGTGAAATTCCCACACATCTTGAACTTTTAAATTTCCTCTCAGTCTTGAACCTCTCCTCTAATCGTCTGGTTGGAAAAATCCCTGTAGGTAGGCAACTTCAAACATTTGATGCATCTTCCTATGCTGATAATGCAGATTTATGTGGAAGTCCTTCTTTGAAATTGTGCTCTGATCGGCGCAATTCAAAATCTGAAGTATATACAGATTCTGGTGTTAAATTTGACTGGATATTTGTATCAATTGGATTGGGTTTTGGGGTTGGATCAGGAATGGTCGTGGCTCCATCATTATTTATGGAGAGACTGAAAAAATGGAGCAACCACAGAATCGATAAAGCTCTCACCATCATTCTTCCAGTGTTTGGTTTGACTTGGATACAtattgatgatgatgacgatgatgataCAGAGGAAGATAGTAAGCAAAACCACCCAGATATGAAAGAGGATTATGATTACAATGAGATGCATAATAACTTGGCCCATCAAAGATTTCGAGGGCGGTACTGTGCCTTATGCTCCAAGCTTCATATCAGTGACAAGAAG AAATTAAACCCAAGGGTGGAAAAGTACAATGAGAGAAAGCAACCACGTGCCTCTCTGATTTTTGAGGTAGTTTTGTGGGTATTCTATGGCTAG
- the LOC108320382 gene encoding receptor like protein 22, whose protein sequence is MRISQCPFVFIILCYCFCIHHTVYFTGVSAQIVEDQQQILLKLKNSLIFEQEKSHKLVFWNSSTDCCKWIGVTCDKEGHVIGLDLNGESINGGFDNSSTLFNLQSLRILNLSVNNFSSQIPSGFRRLKNLTYLNLSHAGFVGHIPTEISSLTRLVSLDISSLSFMFAQPLKLEKTDLQMLVKNFTMIRQLYMDGVSVSAEGNEWSNALLQLHSLQELSMSNCNLSGPLDHSLTRLRNLSIIRLDQNNLSSPVPETFADFPNLTTLHLSFCELTGVFPDKIFQLATLSDIDLSFNYDLNGSLPELPPNGSLQKLIVSHTRFSGALPASIGNLRQLSILDLSNCHFNGTLPSSMSGLKKLTSLLLSLNNFTGQIPSLNMSRNLTHLDLSHNKFTGSITYVHLEGLRELVQIDLQDNLLDGNIPSSLFALPLVQSIQLSNNHFHGQLDEFSNISSSVLEILDLSSNDLEGPIPLSIFNLRSLNVLKLSLNKLHDTLKLDVFQGLENLTTLALSHNNLSVETNLTDVGQLSSFHNISSLELASCYQTEFPSFLRNNSRITTLDLSSNHIRGSIPIWIWKLQSLVQLNLSNNLLSSLEGSVQNTGSNLKLLDLHANQLQGKLQIFPVHAIYLDYSNNNFSFAIPSDVGTRLSSIAFLSLSKNNLSGSIPQFLCNSSQLIVLDVSYNNFAWTIPECLIQSVTIKVLNLQHNKFNGSIPDKFPVSCALKTLDLNSNLLKGPIPKSLQNCSSLEVLDLGNNEVDDGFPYFLNSISTIRVLVLRRNKLHGLIECPDTNRTWPMLQIIDVALNKFSGLLPGKCLKTWKAMKLDEYHHVSKFNDIGSDVLTLGGIYYQDSVTLTIKGLELEFVKVLNLVTSVDFSSNNFDGTIPEELMDFTGLYALNLSHNCLTGQIPSSIGNLTQLESLDLSSNNLSGEIPTHLELLNFLSVLNLSSNRLVGKIPVGRQLQTFDQSSYTGNADLCGSPLTKNCSDELPGLSTSANARPHATGENIVRAELGFVLGLGLFIVPLLFWKKWRERYWKRVDSILCDIFPQMNLEYETRGGQSYQVLRWRP, encoded by the coding sequence ATGAGAATTTCCCAATGTCCTTTCGTTTTCATCATATTATGCTACTGCTTCTGCATACATCACACTGTTTATTTCACCGGGGTTTCTGCTCAAATTGTTGAAGATCAACAACAGATATTGCTAAAATTGAAGAACAGCCTAATATTCGAGCAAGAAAAATCTCACAAACTTGTATTCTGGAATTCTAGCACGGATTGCTGTAAGTGGATAGGTGTAACCTGTGATAAGGAGGGACATGTTATTGGCCTTGACCTGAATGGAGAATCAATCAATGGTGGATTTGACAATTCAAGTACTCTTTTCAACCTGCAAAGTCTCCGGATACTGAATTTGTCCGTTAATAACTTCAGTTCTCAGATACCATCTGgattcagaaggttgaagaacTTAACATATCTGAATTTGTCTCATGCTGGTTTTGTGGGCCATATTCCAACAGAGATTTCTTCCCTTACAAGGTTGGTATCTCTTGATAtctcttctctttcctttaTGTTTGCGCAACCGCTGAAACTTGAAAAAACAGATCTGCAAATGCTTGTGAAAAACTTCACCATGATTAGACAATTGTATATGGATGGTGTAAGTGTATCAGCCGAGGGAAATGAGTGGAGCAATGCTTTGTTGCAGCTACATAGCCTGCAGGAGCTGAGCATGTCCAACTGCAATCTCTCAGGACCCCTTGATCATTCCCTGACAAGACTTCGAAACCTATCAATCATTCGTCTTGACCAAAACAACTTATCATCCCCGGTGCCAGAAACCTTTGCCGATTTTCCAAATTTAACAACCCTTCATCTTAGTTTCTGTGAATTGACAGGAGTATTTCCTGATAAGATCTTTCAGTTGGCAACATTGTCCGACATAGACTTGTCATTCAACTATGATCTTAATGGATCTTTGCCAGAATTGCCTCCGAATGGTTCCCTTCAGAAATTAATTGTGAGTCACACAAGGTTCTCAGGAGCATTGCCAGCTTCTATAGGTAATCTTAGGCAGTTATCCATCTTAGATCTTTCTAATTGCCATTTTAACGGAACACTACCCAGTTCAATGTCAGGACTAAAGAAACTCACTTCTCTGCTCTTGTCGTTAAATAACTTCACTGGTCAAATTCCGTCCCTGAATATGTCCAGGAATCTCACGCATTTAGACTTATCACACAATAAATTCACAGGTTCAATCACTTATGTTCACTTGGAAGGCCTAAGAGAGCTGGTCCAAATTGATTTACAGGACAACTTACTTGATGGAAACATcccttcttctctttttgcacttcCATTGGTACAAAGCATTCAACTTTCCAACAACCATTTCCATGGCCAGCTTGATGAATTTTCAAATATCTCATCCTCCGTCTTAGAGATCCTTGATTTAAGTAGTAATGATCTTGAAGGGCCCATTCCTCTATCTATTTTTAACCTCAGATCACTGAATGTCCTCAAACTATCTTTAAACAAGTTACATGACACATTGAAGCTAGATGTGTTTCAGGGACTTGAAAATCTAACTACACTGGCCCTTTCACACAACAACTTGTCAGTAGAGACAAATCTTACAGATGTAGGCCAATTATCTTCCTTCCACAATATTAGCAGTTTAGAGTTGGCTTCCTGCTACCAGACAGAGTTCCCTAGTTTCTTGAGAAACAACTCCAGAATAACCACTTTAGACCTCTCAAGTAACCATATTCGAGGATCTATACCAATATGGATATGGAAACTTCAGTCTCTAGTTCAATTAAATCTTTCCAACAATTTGCTCAGCAGTTTAGAAGGATCTGTTCAGAACACTGGTTCCAATCTGAAGCTCCTTGACCTTCATGCTAACCAACTCCAAGGGAAGCTTCAAATATTTCCAGTGCATGCCATTTATTTGGactattcaaataataatttcagTTTCGCTATTCCGTCGGATGTTGGTACTCGCCTGTCTTCCATAGCTTTTCTGTCTCtgtccaaaaataatttatctggGAGTATTCCTCAATTCTTGTGCAATAGTTCACAGCTGATAGTTCTTGATGTTTCTTATAATAACTTCGCTTGGACAATTCCAGAGTGCTTAATACAGAGTGTGACAATTAAGGTATTAAATCTGCAACATAACAAGTTTAATGGCAGCATTCCAGATAAATTTCCAGTATCTTGTGCTCTGAAGACTCTGGATCTCAATAGTAATCTATTGAAGGGGCCAATTCCTAAATCACTACAAAATTGCTCATCATTAGAGGTGTTGGATCTTGGAAACAATGAGGTAGATGATGGATTTCCATACTTCCTAAATTCAATATCCACAATCCGTGTTCTGGTTTTGAGGAGAAACAAATTGCATGGTCTCATTGAATGTCCTGATACTAACAGAACTTGGCCAATGCTTCAAATTATTGATGTGGCTTTAAACAAATTTAGTGGTTTACTTCCAGGAAAATGTTTGAAAACATGGAAGGCAATGAAGCTTGACGAATATCATCATGTATCAAAGTTCAATGACATAGGATCTGATGTCCTTACATTGGGTGGTATATATTATCAGGATTCAGTGACACTTACAATCAAAGGTTTGGAGTTGGAGTTTGTTAAAGTCCTAAATCTCGTCACATCTGTTGACTTCTCATCCAACAATTTTGATGGAACAATACCTGAAGAGCTTATGGATTTTACTGGACTTTATGCTCTCAACTTGTCTCATAATTGTTTAACTGGCCAAATCCCTTCATCTATAGGGAATTTAACACAGCTTGAGTCATTGGACCTGTCAAGCAACAATCTTAGTGGCGAAATTCCCACACATCTTGAACTTTTAAATTTCCTCTCAGTCTTGAACCTCTCCTCTAATCGTCTGGTTGGAAAAATCCCTGTAGGTAGGCAACTTCAAACATTTGACCAATCTTCCTATACTGGTAATGCAGATTTATGTGGAAGTCCTTTGACTAAAAACTGTAGTGATGAATTACCTGGGCTGTCAACCTCGGCAAATGCAAGGCCGCATGCAACTGGTGAAAATATAGTGAGGGCTGAATTGGGGTTTGTTTTAGGCCTCGGACTTTTCATTGTTCCCCTATTGTTTTGGAAGAAATGGAGGGAAAGGTACTGGAAGCGTGTGGACTCAATTCTGTGCGACATCTTCCCACAGATGAATCTTGAATACGAAACCCGAGGAGGACAAAGCTATCAAGTATTAAGGTGGAGGCCTTAG